The genomic DNA TGTATTGGcttgaaactacaaaaatgcttgtttttggtccctttttggccctttattccAAGACTGTTTGTCCCATAACCCTTAAAATATATctcaaccttctacttatggtattaaacatggtggtacaatttcagaacaattgaaatacttatacacaacttattGTTCCGACACTAGATAAATGCTGTTTTTGGGCTTTtcgggcccctaattcctaaactttagggaccataacccccaaaatcaattacAAGCTTCCTTTggtggttataaacattgtgtaaaatgtttattgatttctgtttactcatactaaagttattatccggaaaccatccgtcttcggacgacgacgatgggataccaatatacgacctcCATTTTTTTAGGTCGTATAATAAAActgccaaaaactgcatttacccctatgttctatttttagccatggcggctaTGATTTTTGgcgaaacagaaaataaaacacaaactttattcaaGATACTCTAAGGATCATTTAGCTAAAGTTTGGTAGGATCTGgtttagtagtttcagagaaggagttgtttgaaatagtttacatcAGACGGACGACGACTGACGACGACGATGAGCTAAAAATCAAGGATGGtatatgaatctaataaatgttttaaaaactttaaactgcagactgtatgtaatgttcaCTGGAagaataaacagctgcgccatgagcacATGATTTGCCCGTCACgttttcaaagaataaagttcAATAACTAAAGGGAGGTTatctttacaaatataaatcagTCACTaaagtttaatgaaaattgCTCAAAGCACTTTAAGGAtattgtccgaaaactggaaaatcccctttttgtaatgaataaaaccccaaaactcagaaacgtaaaatctaaaatttataaaaaaaccgtcaatagatataaacatttcaccaaagtttcatacaAATTGGTTAAAGCGTTTTTGAGTTAATATCTGACATATTGATGACAGACGTACAGATAGACGGATGGAGGGACAactgtataccataatacgttcagggccgtaactacattgaggcaaatgaGACAAATGCCTCATGTtagaaatttaaagaaaaaaaaaactgaaacaaaagattttctttatatcaaattgttttcacgGAAAGTGTCTAGCAGGAAGCAAGTTCTCTTCGCTCTCTGGTGTCGTCCCTGTATGTTTTTCGCGTGGTCcatgtttctattttacttttagttttcagaGTTGATGGTCTATTGTTTGTACTTCTGTGTCCCGGGTTTGTCTTTTGTCCATTTATTGTCCTACTTCATGACTATAGTCTGAGTGTTGAGTTTCATTTGTAAACGTGTGGTTTTGCAATGTTGCATGCCCACCCGATGTCCAGACCAGATATTGTGCGAGAAAATAGTTTAAGAATAGACGATGCTACAAGACACAGAATCAAATGGTGGTTTCTGCAAGGAGACTGATTGAACTAGATATCGAAGAATACAAAACTGactcttttttttgtaaaaaaaactagatagctgacatggtttaaattaaagtaaggTCACCAATTTCCtggtatcagaaaaaaaaacaataatgtattgCCATATGACCttttacattgaagggttaaaCTTGCATTAAGTCATGTTCAGACCCTTtcagaaaataaaggaatatggaGTAAGTGTGCACGATACCTAATCGCACACAAAGTCAATGCATAGAAGTACTAAAGATCAATGGTCAAAGTTGCTGgagggtcttcaacaataaaagaATCATTAATACCGTAAACCAGGGTCAATATGGTCCCTAGTGTTGACTTAATCAGTATACTAGTACTTAAAGTATAATACTGCACTGTCACTATATTTAAATctagtcataaaaaaatcaccaaattCTAAGCACATTGGCAATATAAGACaagaacagacagacagatccGGAATTAATGATTATGAGAATTACGATGTTTACTTTATcctacttttctacattgactaaaggtataaggggagggttgtgatctcataaacatgtttaaccccgccgcatttttgcgcctgtcccaagtccggagcctctagcctttgtttaagtcttgttttatttttaattttagtttcgtgtgtacaatttggagtttagtatggcgttcattatcactgaactagtatatatatttgtttaggggtcagctgaagaacgcctacgggtgcgggaatttctcgctgctttgaagacctgttggtgaccttctgctgttgtctgttctatggtcgggttgttgtctctttgacacattccccatttccattctcaattttatatcgGTCTTTTAATGTTGTCCATAAACCTATAAGTCTTAAATTACAATGAATCTATGTTTTTGCTTTGAGACCAGATTATTGTCGGAAAAATAGCTAAACTGAATTAATTGCGTTTCAATGTTATATTCCGGGAAACGCTCAGAATGCACGAGTTTGCGTTATTTTTTCTCAGAGCTTCTGGGGGTCTTGAGCGGCCCCCAGACCCCTCGCCAAAAAAATTTTCGGGAACATTTGCCTCACTGTTAGAAGAGGCTGGTTACGGCCCTGACGTTAAAACGGACGtataaaaactaagtccatttataagtaatatacaggaaaacaggaaatatttttttaccaaatttccttctagatactagcttttcatcataaacaagcttcatttaagcagagacatatatgtgtatatatgtctctgatttaaGAAAggtattattaaaattttcaagacTTTAACCAGAGTGAATGAAATGTTaactggcagaaaatctaagtgcatttaaaagtaaaatacggataaacagggtttttttttttacaaatttcttatttctggatactatcttaatatgatcataaacaagcttctgtccaagtgtGGTAgactaagttcatttataagtaaaatacggataaacaagattttttatattttttacaaaattttcttcttgatactttcttatgatcataaatttagcttctgtccaagtttggtacaaatcaaacttattaaaatttcaaggacaaaataaaactttaaccacagggtgaatatttgtggaaGCTGTCGCCACCGACGGAATGTAGAATCGCTTTGTATCGCTTTtccgacaaaagtcgcaggctcgacaataaatggggaatgtgtccatgggacacagatgatgtcCCCGTTTGCatttcatataaagttataaagggacataactgaagaaagGTAAAAGTGATACTTCCCAAATTTGTtattgatctgagttttgtagTAATAAGTCTTGTGtacaagttttataacatttggtttagacaaactaaaattaaagaaCGAAAACGAAAAATTccgcaatttttccatttgtaaaggggcataacatATAATAACTCTAGAACGAGTGATGtgacgccaccaaaattcaaacttgatctctgtgttttgtggtagtTATCATtgtttgtaagtttcataacatttggttgaggcaaactaacgttagagaacggaaaccaacTTTGGGACGTACTGACGGACAatggtaaaacttaatgccccctcccCTACGGGGaacatacaaatacatttcaACTACACTTGTTATATTCAGGAAATAATGGGTGCAAATAATCAATTGCCAGTCCATTTTAGGGATTATTCTCaccttttgaaatataaaatttcatacaaaaaagGTTTACACCAATGCCATTTGTTGCAAGACAAAAAGAATCTATGCATGCTTTGGTAAACTCAATTATAAATGTCAAAACTGACCAAAAATAACGTACACCAAATTGCAAGTCTAACTGTCTAATGAGCTATTAGACagaattttatatcaaaatcgaAAACTAAGCAACATGGTTTTATTACATAGAATGTTTTTAACAATGCACAACAAAAGTATTTTGAGAGTTATTTTCCATTTAGTAATGTTTATGGCCAATAAGTTAAATGTGCTGTGAAATCATATATGTTTAATATACACATCACAGTTTTTATCTATTTAGTCTctttaacaaacaaacaacattgGTATGATTTTCTCTTCTAGCTAGCAATTATATTTAATGATGACaggtttattttgtttaattataattaataagCAGAATAGTTCTATTGATCTATTTTATCATGTTCACCGAACTTctaatgaattttaatatttctatttttttgtaacaaatgtacaatatcagtaTGATTTTCTCTTCTAGCAATATCTAGTGGTGTTAGTCCTTCCCATTTAATGTTACAATCTGCTTCATGTTTTAACAACAATTCAACAATCTCTATATAACCTTTATAACAAGCTATAAATATGGGGGACACTCCTGATCTCATACACTTATTAATGTCagccttattgtttattaacatctgtACTACTTCAGTATGTCCTTCATGACAAGCATATAACAGAGGTGATGCTCCATCATTACCACACTTATTAATGTCAGCCTTATTGATTATTAACATTTGTACTACTTCAGTATGTCCATTCTGACAAGCATATAACAGAGGTGATGCTCCATCATTACCACACTTATTAATGTCagccttattgtttattaacatctgtACTACTTCAGTATGTCCATTCTGACAAGCATATAACAGAGGTGATACTCCATCATTACCACATTTATTAATGTCagccttattgtttattaacatctgtACTACTTCAGTATGTCCTTCATGACAAGCATATAACAGAGGTGATGCTCCATCATTACCACACTTATTAATGTCagccttattgtttattaacatctgtACTACTTCAGTATGTCCATTCTGACAAGCATATAACAGAGGTGATGCTCCATCATTACCACACTTATTAATGTCagccttattgtttattaacatccGTACTACTTCAGTATGTCCATTCTGACAAGCAATGTACAGAGGTGATGATTCATCGTTATCTCTACACTTATTAATGTCagccttattgtttattaacatctgtACTACTTCAGTATGTCCTTCATGACAAGCATATAACAGAGGAGATGCTCCATTACTATCACACTTATTAATGTCagccttattgtttattaacatctgtACTACTTCAGTATGTCCTTCATGACAAGCATATAACAGAGGTGATGCTCCATTATTATCACACTTATTAATGTCagccttattgtttattaacatctgtACTACTTCAGTATGTCCTTCATGACAAGCAATGAACAGAGGTGATGCTCCATCATCATTACACTTATTAATGTCagccttattgtttattaacatctgtACTACGTCAGTATGTCCATTCTGACAAGCAATGAACAGAGGTGATGCTCCAGTATCTCTACACTTAGTAATGTCagccttattgtttattaacatctgtACTACTTCAGTATGTCCTTTCTGACAAGCAATGAACAGAGGTGATACTCCATCATTATCTCTACACTTATTAATGTCagccttattgtttattaacatctgtACTACTTCAGTATGTCCTTTCTGACAAGCAATGAACAGAGGTGATACTCCATCATTATCTATACACTTATTAATGTCagccttattgtttattaacacCTGTACTACTTCAGTATGTCCTTCCTGACAAGCCATGAACAGAGGTGATACTCCATTATCTCTACACTTATTAATGTCagccttattgtttattaacatctgtACTACTTCATGTCTTAAGTGAAAAGCCATGAACAGAGGTGAAGATCCATCATCTCTACACTTATTGATGTCagccttattgtttattaacatctgcACTACTTCAGTATGTCCTTCCTGACAAGCCATGAACAGAGGTGATGATCCATCATCTCTACACTTATTAATGTCAGCCTTGTTGGTAATTAACACCTGTACTACTTCAGTATGTCCTTTATGACAAGCCATGAACAGAGGTGATACTCCAGAATGTCTACAATGGTTTACATTATTGGTACAATGATATAAGCACCATGTAACCAGATCAATATCTCCTATATAACAACTCTGTATTAATGGAGTGTCTTGATATTGTGTGTCATATAGACTAGCCAATTGTTTCTGTTTTAGTATTTCTAAACCTTTTAAATGTACAAGGATTCTTTGTCTGAAGATTTGATCATCCATATTGATGTTACAGAAGACATCTTCTATCTTTCCTCTAAACCAGTCGTCTATCAatctatttatatacatttgctGATATCTTTCTGATACATCTATTAAAAATTCAtctcttttgtcttttttttcaaaaacaaaccTTTCACAAATAAAATGACTTGAAGCATtattaattaaacaataaatcatAACACTGCCAAAGTAAAAAGCGAGAAAGTCAAACAGCTTGTCATGAATAGTTCTGTACACTTCACCATCCTTTCTGATAAACGTATGGGTAAGTAAATCCAGCTCATCACGAACTACCAATCGAGATGTTCCTTTCACCACTTTACAAGCTTCATAGGTGTTCTCTATGATTTTTGTTACATCTTTATCAACATCTTCTGTGAGCCATTCTTCTTTCAAACGATTGTTAAACATCACACAAAGAGCAAGTGCACAGTATTTGACATGTGCTTCATCTGTCTGTAATTTATCTATCTCCTCTTTGTAAACTGTAAATGGATTCTGAAAGAAATCTACCATTCTTAGATTTGTGTTTTTACTGTATAATTGACATAAAAGAGGAAAACAGTCAAACATGTCATAAAATTCCTTGATCTCAGAAGCCTTTGTTTTCATGTAAAGTTCAGCAAtagattgtttttcttttttcgatAAACGTATATCTTCAGACAAAAGATTGCATTCACAGGATTGACAAAATGATAAAGACTTCATCTTTTCATCCTTGAAAACCTGAAGTCTACAAGACATGATTAATTTGACTGGTTTCTTTTCTatcaatgttttgattttttccattAGATTTTTCCAGCTTTCCAACTTTGTAGGATTTATGGTATATGTTCCACAAAAGTCATCCACAACAAACAGGATTTTCTTACTTGGATTGTACCACTTGATAATTTTTTCAGGGTTTGTTACCGGTAAAATAACATAGCCTTCTTCTTGCATTCGTAGAGCAACATGACGCATCAATGATGATTTTCCTGTTCCCGAACTTCCGGTGACAAAAACGCAACCattttctttgatacattttaatacacTCTTTGCTCCATTTGtttctataaacattttgtcatcttctgtccaagtttttaATTCCTCTTTAATTTGATCTAAAAAGAAagaatttgatatttctttaaaatttacaattattttgagACTGACTTCTGTGATTTTGTCATACTGATATGTACTCATATAccttataaaatttataaaactttaggACTTGAGCTTACATGATCAAAGTTATTCCTCAATAAAAGATATAATGGTTTTTTGATCCAAACAATATCTTTTTGTAGATCAGGCTCTCTGTGAATATTGCATGGCAAGATATAGTCCACTGCcggttaaaaaaatattgtattgaaacaaaattctaacttgatctataacttgtcatggtgtaaactatattacaaatatcaagtcaatatctttaagaatgacaaaaaaaaacgtgtggaaaactgattattttagtGAATTTTAAAGTCCAAGGACCGACGATTtctctgcacaaaatcatcaggccggaacaaaattcaaatttgaactGTATTAAGTTTGTCatgacaagagtgcacacactgaaatgtcttgccttcttttctaatcattgatattatgtcaaTAGTCCTATAAAGCAttactacaactatcacatgAACTTAACTTGATCcaataaaatgaggtcaaggtcgtatAAACCAgacaagaaatacatgtacacattacaatcattctatacactaagtatagttgacctattgcttatagtttctaagaaacagacttaaccaagaaaactaaacattaacTAATGAACCAGGAaattaaggtcaaggtcagatgaaccatgccaggcggacatgtacagcttacaattcttccatacaacaaatatagttaacctacatgtattgcttatagtataagaaaaacagaccaaaacacaataaaatgctCCGCTGGGTGCAGCTTGATACGACCGCAGagttcgaaccctgaacagtttgggcaagtatggacacaacattcaagcttgattgtgattaaatatttgacacagcatAATTTCTgtcacagaatgaatgtggtctaagaacttaaacatATTAGATTAACCTATTATGGTCTAATATCCAAAATtgaaatacatggttagattcagcatatcaaaaaatcccaaaaattaaatttttgatgaaatctaacaaagtttaattttggacccttttgacctcaatgtagaccaatttgataactgggccaaaatatcaaaaaatctaaattcatggttagattcagcatatcaaagaaccccatatattcaatttttgttgaaatcaaacaaagtttaattttggacactGAAtttgaccaacttgaaaactgagcCAAtattcaaaaatctaagtacatgttatgattcagcatatcaaagaacccaaagaattcaaattttgttaaaattaaatgaagttttttgatgtaattcaatttttgatcaaactaagtttaattttggaccctttgggcccctaattccaaaactgttgggaccaaaactcccaaaatcagtCCCAACATTCCTTTTGCGGTCATAAaccatgtatttaaatttcatagatttctatttactcatactaaagttattgtgcaaaaaccaagaaaaatgcttattttggccttttttggccccttatgtCTAAACTgtaaggaccaaaactcccaaaatcatttcATACCTTCCTTTGGTGGTCATAAAtcttgtcttaaaatttcatagatttctattttcttataccaaagttattgtgcgaaaaccaagaaaaatgcttatttgggcccttttttggcccatAATTCCTAAgctattgggaccaaaactcctcTTTTTGCAGTCATATATAAACATAACACTGAGCAATCAaacgtgaaaatgaggtcaaggtcaaataaaacctgacAGACTGA from Mytilus trossulus isolate FHL-02 chromosome 8, PNRI_Mtr1.1.1.hap1, whole genome shotgun sequence includes the following:
- the LOC134727915 gene encoding ankyrin-1-like is translated as MMAPLLEEEENYVRLALLLKGVAPRAVRTYFDREFPPTHLPSTLNTNYNTLQDLKLKRVLNQAQWNLLFPTNGVPVSTTFDVTLMICLIRNLTSVTQPINGFDSLPLPVETTPGPDLARIKWYRNILAHHDSNKMATGDFNTAWSNISDAVSRLGGQPMNQECQELKVKILDQSNQEIMLEIKHSQEKIKELGQTVDILGTKHSEVTENLRKLQVSHNSLQTEHTEVTELLRDPIPWNIRDQIKEELKTWTEDDKMFIETNGAKSVLKCIKENGCVFVTGSSGTGKSSLMRHVALRMQEEGYVILPVTNPEKIIKWYNPSKKILFVVDDFCGTYTINPTKLESWKNLMEKIKTLIEKKPVKLIMSCRLQVFKDEKMKSLSFCQSCECNLLSEDIRLSKKEKQSIAELYMKTKASEIKEFYDMFDCFPLLCQLYSKNTNLRMVDFFQNPFTVYKEEIDKLQTDEAHVKYCALALCVMFNNRLKEEWLTEDVDKDVTKIIENTYEACKVVKGTSRLVVRDELDLLTHTFIRKDGEVYRTIHDKLFDFLAFYFGSVMIYCLINNASSHFICERFVFEKKDKRDEFLIDVSERYQQMYINRLIDDWFRGKIEDVFCNINMDDQIFRQRILVHLKGLEILKQKQLASLYDTQYQDTPLIQSCYIGDIDLVTWCLYHCTNNVNHCRHSGVSPLFMACHKGHTEVVQVLITNKADINKCRDDGSSPLFMACQEGHTEVVQMLINNKADINKCRDDGSSPLFMAFHLRHEVVQMLINNKADINKCRDNGVSPLFMACQEGHTEVVQVLINNKADINKCIDNDGVSPLFIACQKGHTEVVQMLINNKADINKCRDNDGVSPLFIACQKGHTEVVQMLINNKADITKCRDTGASPLFIACQNGHTDVVQMLINNKADINKCNDDGASPLFIACHEGHTEVVQMLINNKADINKCDNNGASPLLYACHEGHTEVVQMLINNKADINKCDSNGASPLLYACHEGHTEVVQMLINNKADINKCRDNDESSPLYIACQNGHTEVVRMLINNKADINKCGNDGASPLLYACQNGHTEVVQMLINNKADINKCGNDGASPLLYACHEGHTEVVQMLINNKADINKCGNDGVSPLLYACQNGHTEVVQMLINNKADINKCGNDGASPLLYACQNGHTEVVQMLIINKADINKCGNDGASPLLYACHEGHTEVVQMLINNKADINKCMRSGVSPIFIACYKGYIEIVELLLKHEADCNIKWEGLTPLDIARRENHTDIVHLLQKNRNIKIH